The Fulvivirga ligni genome window below encodes:
- a CDS encoding head GIN domain-containing protein, whose protein sequence is MKTISTLMLVVACFTATLAQKKEERSVSDFKSVNLSTAGKVYVTQGNGYKVVLEGSNDVLKEVETEVRGSKLVIKKEGSGWFNWSSDDDLTVYITMPSIEGLSVSSSGKIYGQNKFKTDDLRVSVSGSGKVQIQTSSDNVDISISGSGKVKLEGEANSVEASVSGSGDVMASDFKAKDYSVSISGSGSCEVYAEESIDARISGSGSVHYKGNPKKVNSKTAGSGSVRKI, encoded by the coding sequence ATGAAAACTATATCAACCTTAATGCTCGTGGTAGCATGCTTTACTGCCACTTTAGCTCAAAAGAAAGAAGAGAGATCAGTATCTGATTTTAAGTCTGTTAACCTAAGCACTGCAGGTAAAGTTTATGTTACTCAAGGCAATGGATATAAGGTAGTTTTAGAAGGCTCTAATGATGTACTGAAAGAGGTAGAAACAGAAGTAAGAGGCAGCAAGCTAGTAATTAAAAAAGAAGGTAGTGGATGGTTTAACTGGTCTAGCGATGATGACTTAACAGTTTATATTACAATGCCTTCCATAGAAGGACTCAGCGTTTCCAGCTCAGGTAAAATATACGGTCAGAATAAATTCAAAACTGATGATTTAAGAGTGTCAGTAAGTGGATCTGGTAAAGTTCAGATCCAAACCAGCTCTGACAATGTAGATATTTCTATTTCAGGATCAGGTAAAGTGAAACTGGAAGGTGAAGCCAATTCTGTAGAAGCTTCAGTGAGTGGATCAGGAGATGTTATGGCCAGTGACTTTAAAGCCAAAGATTACAGCGTAAGTATTTCAGGATCAGGAAGCTGCGAAGTTTACGCCGAGGAGTCTATAGATGCCAGGATTAGCGGAAGCGGAAGTGTTCATTATAAAGGAAATCCTAAAAAAGTAAACAGCAAAACTGCAGGTAGCGGGTCAGTAAGGAAAATTTAA
- a CDS encoding 3'-5' exonuclease, with protein MPISKSERSTSPRKKKIKSTYPETIGSEEINQLDLKRYEGKIHVITTEEGVKKAFTKINKCKTVGFDTETKPAFKKGEFNDVSLIQIATDKEVFLIRVNITGLTSEIISFLSNEAILKIGIALRDDIKDLQKLTHFEPAGFLELNKTVKQIGIESNGLRKLVAIILGFRVSKSAQISNWESEILSEKQLFYAATDAWVCIEMYNELEKKGYI; from the coding sequence ATGCCAATATCAAAATCAGAAAGATCGACAAGTCCGAGAAAGAAGAAAATTAAATCTACCTATCCTGAAACAATAGGTAGTGAGGAGATTAACCAACTCGACTTAAAACGATACGAGGGGAAGATTCATGTTATTACCACCGAAGAAGGTGTAAAAAAGGCTTTTACCAAAATCAATAAATGTAAAACCGTTGGCTTTGATACGGAGACAAAACCCGCTTTTAAAAAGGGGGAATTTAATGATGTATCTTTAATTCAGATAGCTACTGATAAAGAGGTATTTCTTATTAGAGTGAATATTACAGGATTAACTTCTGAAATTATCAGTTTCTTATCTAATGAGGCTATTCTTAAAATCGGCATTGCCCTTAGAGATGACATTAAAGACTTGCAAAAACTCACCCATTTCGAACCCGCTGGCTTTTTAGAGTTAAATAAAACAGTAAAACAGATTGGTATTGAAAGCAATGGCTTAAGAAAGCTAGTAGCTATTATTCTTGGTTTTAGGGTTTCTAAAAGTGCCCAAATCTCTAACTGGGAAAGTGAAATACTATCAGAAAAACAATTGTTTTATGCGGCTACAGACGCGTGGGTTTGCATAGAAATGTATAATGAGCTGGAAAAGAAAGGCTACATTTAA
- a CDS encoding IMPACT family protein, with protein MEQVDHFFTVEGVSEGLYKEKGSKFIAYAYPVKNEEEVKETLLELKKQYYDARHHCYAYMLGAERKDYRANDDGEPNHSAGDPILGQINSKNLTNVLVVVVRYFGGTKLGVSGLINAYKVSAEEALSTAKVIKIDVTKSIHLEYTYEDTNDVMKLVSDFNIDITDQKFEAACAMKGEVNINLVHQLQEKVQLLQDLSKNVKLTID; from the coding sequence ATGGAGCAGGTTGATCATTTTTTTACCGTAGAAGGAGTTTCTGAGGGACTTTATAAGGAGAAGGGCAGTAAGTTCATTGCTTATGCCTACCCTGTAAAGAATGAGGAGGAAGTGAAGGAAACGCTCCTGGAACTAAAGAAGCAGTACTATGATGCCAGGCACCATTGCTATGCCTATATGCTAGGTGCCGAAAGAAAAGACTACAGGGCCAATGATGATGGTGAGCCCAATCATTCTGCCGGCGATCCTATACTCGGGCAGATCAACTCTAAAAACCTTACCAATGTGCTGGTAGTGGTTGTGCGATATTTTGGTGGTACCAAGCTGGGAGTCAGTGGTTTAATTAATGCTTACAAAGTATCTGCTGAAGAAGCACTGAGCACAGCTAAAGTCATTAAAATAGATGTAACCAAGTCTATTCACCTGGAATACACCTATGAAGATACCAATGACGTGATGAAGCTGGTATCTGACTTTAATATTGATATTACAGATCAGAAGTTTGAAGCCGCATGCGCTATGAAAGGAGAAGTGAACATTAACCTTGTTCACCAACTCCAGGAAAAGGTGCAGCTTCTGCAAGATCTAAGCAAAAACGTAAAGCTTACTATAGATTAA